In Mycolicibacterium phocaicum, one DNA window encodes the following:
- a CDS encoding TetR/AcrR family transcriptional regulator, with translation MPTDTLTAKGRQTREAIELAARKLFAERGFHGTTLADITSAAGKSSAVFYRYFNDKEDLLAALAESFLHDIVTPSGMSVPLPESPEDTDYFTTVVTGYWNLFKQNIGIMIAVAQLGATQPRFAKVQHEFRRFGMDMVADSVRHAAAQGYAEGLNPEHIAAAIALLFENFTVVVVGSPGSELRISDEDAITTLSTIWKKTLYGF, from the coding sequence ATGCCGACCGACACCCTGACCGCCAAGGGCCGCCAGACCCGCGAGGCCATCGAGCTGGCGGCGCGGAAGCTGTTCGCCGAGCGCGGCTTTCACGGCACCACGCTGGCCGACATCACGTCGGCCGCGGGCAAGTCGTCGGCGGTGTTCTACCGCTACTTCAACGACAAGGAAGACCTACTGGCCGCACTGGCCGAGTCGTTCCTGCACGACATCGTCACCCCCTCGGGCATGAGTGTGCCGCTGCCGGAATCGCCCGAGGACACCGACTACTTCACCACGGTCGTGACGGGGTACTGGAACCTCTTCAAGCAGAACATCGGCATCATGATCGCGGTCGCCCAACTGGGCGCCACCCAACCGCGATTCGCCAAGGTGCAGCACGAGTTCCGTCGTTTCGGCATGGACATGGTCGCCGACTCGGTACGCCACGCTGCCGCACAGGGTTACGCCGAGGGCCTCAACCCCGAACACATCGCCGCCGCCATCGCGCTGCTGTTCGAGAACTTCACCGTGGTGGTGGTCGGCAGCCCCGGATCCGAACTCCGGATCAGCGACGAGGATGCCATCACCACGCTGTCGACCATCTGGAAGAAAACCCTGTACGGCTTCTGA
- a CDS encoding hydroxymethylglutaryl-CoA lyase encodes MTDLPAFVTVREVCLRDGLQLEDPIPLSAKLELLEAIVATGVKEVEATAFVSPSKVPALADAPEVAAALSAFPDVEFSALVAGPGGAGRALAAGILSLEYVVSAADSHSQANVGRSTAESTALIADIVGLAHDSGASAEVIIATAWDCPFDGPTDPSRVVEIAVAASEFGADRVAIADTIGTTTPRRVADLINRVRPVIGDLPLGAHFHNTRGSGLASAYAAVQAGVTRLDASVGGLGGCPFAPGATGNIATEDLVYLLRDSDIDTGIDLNLAIDAAMVAQRVVGHELPSALLRAGDRLLD; translated from the coding sequence GTGACAGACCTACCGGCGTTCGTCACCGTCCGCGAGGTCTGCCTGCGTGACGGCCTGCAACTCGAAGACCCGATCCCGTTGTCGGCCAAGCTCGAACTGCTCGAAGCCATCGTCGCCACCGGGGTGAAGGAAGTCGAGGCAACGGCGTTCGTGTCGCCGTCCAAGGTGCCGGCGCTGGCCGACGCCCCCGAAGTGGCAGCCGCGCTGTCCGCATTTCCGGATGTCGAATTCTCGGCACTGGTGGCCGGGCCGGGTGGCGCGGGCCGCGCGCTGGCCGCCGGCATACTGTCCCTGGAGTACGTGGTGTCCGCCGCCGACAGCCACAGCCAGGCCAACGTCGGTCGGTCGACGGCCGAGTCCACGGCCCTGATCGCAGACATCGTGGGACTGGCCCACGACAGCGGAGCCAGCGCCGAGGTCATCATCGCCACCGCATGGGACTGTCCCTTCGATGGACCGACCGACCCGAGCAGAGTCGTTGAGATCGCAGTGGCAGCAAGCGAATTCGGTGCGGACCGGGTCGCCATCGCCGACACCATCGGTACCACCACGCCGCGGCGCGTCGCCGACCTGATCAACCGGGTCCGCCCGGTCATCGGGGACCTGCCGCTCGGCGCCCATTTCCATAACACCCGGGGCTCCGGCCTCGCCAGTGCCTACGCCGCCGTGCAGGCCGGTGTCACCCGACTCGACGCGTCGGTGGGTGGGCTGGGCGGCTGCCCGTTCGCACCCGGCGCGACCGGCAACATCGCGACCGAGGATCTGGTTTATCTGTTGCGGGACAGCGACATCGACACCGGTATCGACCTGAACCTGGCCATCGACGCGGCCATGGTGGCACAGCGGGTGGTCGGCCATGAACTGCCCAGCGCGCTCCTGCGCGCCGGCGACCGGCTCCTGGACTGA
- a CDS encoding CaiB/BaiF CoA transferase family protein: protein MTTGALDGIRVLELGTLISGPFAGRLLGDMGAEVLKIELPSSPDPLRTWGQAELDGHRFFWTVHARNKKAVTLDLRTERGRELFLELVEMSDVIVENFRPGTLEKWNLGYDVLRAHNRGIILVRVSGYGQTGPDAGKAGYASVAEAASGLRHMNGFPGGPPPRLALSLGDSLAGMFAAQGALAALYRRSVTGEGQVVDTALTESCLAIQESTIPDYDIGGVVRGPSGTRLEGIAPSNIYQSANGSWVVIAANQDTVFRRLCQAMGSPELATDERFVDHLARGRNQDELDKIIGDWAAQREPHDIIATLSEAGVISGPINTVAEVVQDPQLQARNMIADHWDERVQRNVKGPGVVPVLSDTPGTIRNGGSARPGQDNEEVFGRLLGLEGEQLAALRAEGVL from the coding sequence GTGACGACGGGGGCTCTGGACGGCATCAGGGTGCTCGAACTCGGCACGCTGATCTCCGGCCCGTTCGCCGGCCGGCTGCTCGGCGACATGGGCGCCGAGGTCCTCAAGATCGAGTTGCCGTCCTCGCCCGATCCCTTACGGACGTGGGGCCAGGCGGAACTCGACGGACACCGCTTCTTCTGGACGGTCCACGCGCGCAACAAGAAAGCCGTGACGCTGGACCTGCGCACCGAACGCGGCCGGGAACTGTTCCTCGAACTCGTCGAGATGTCCGATGTCATCGTCGAGAACTTCCGGCCGGGCACCCTCGAGAAATGGAACCTGGGTTACGACGTTCTGCGCGCGCACAATCGGGGCATCATCCTGGTGCGGGTGTCGGGCTACGGACAGACGGGCCCGGACGCCGGCAAGGCCGGATACGCGTCGGTCGCCGAGGCGGCGAGCGGGCTGCGCCACATGAACGGTTTCCCCGGCGGTCCTCCCCCGCGGCTCGCGTTGTCGCTGGGCGACAGCCTCGCCGGCATGTTCGCCGCGCAAGGCGCGCTCGCCGCGCTGTACCGGCGCAGCGTCACGGGCGAGGGGCAGGTCGTGGATACGGCACTCACCGAAAGTTGTTTGGCCATCCAGGAATCCACCATTCCGGACTACGACATCGGCGGCGTGGTGCGTGGACCGTCGGGCACCCGGCTCGAAGGCATCGCGCCGTCGAACATCTATCAGAGCGCCAACGGCAGCTGGGTGGTGATCGCGGCCAACCAGGACACGGTGTTCCGCCGGCTGTGCCAGGCGATGGGCAGCCCGGAGCTGGCGACCGACGAGCGGTTCGTCGACCATCTGGCGCGGGGCCGCAACCAGGACGAACTCGACAAGATCATCGGCGACTGGGCAGCGCAGCGTGAGCCCCACGACATCATCGCCACGCTGTCGGAGGCCGGTGTGATCAGCGGACCCATCAACACTGTCGCCGAAGTGGTGCAAGACCCACAGTTGCAGGCGCGCAACATGATCGCCGACCACTGGGACGAACGCGTGCAACGCAATGTCAAGGGCCCCGGCGTCGTCCCGGTGCTGTCGGACACGCCCGGAACCATCCGCAACGGCGGTTCGGCGCGGCCAGGTCAGGACAACGAGGAGGTGTTCGGCCGGCTGCTCGGTCTCGAAGGCGAGCAGTTGGCCGCGCTGCGTGCGGAGGGTGTGCTGTGA
- a CDS encoding alpha/beta hydrolase family protein: MTVEAPVKHDYDRIPYLVAYQNNSAVRDVYGGVAELVVLESYLLKPKDKPSDTVLVFMHPIGGGAYLPMINALARAGHHVIYCNSRFRGTDSALLMEKVVEDLGECIKDAKNRLGYSKVVLAGWSGGGSLSVFYQQQAQHPTVTASPSGDGPDLTKLGLIPADGLMLLAAHISRHGTMTEWMDASILDENDPSKRDPELDLYNPDNPNRPPYTPEFLARYHEAQVARNRRITKWVKEKLAELKAAGRPDDEFAFVVHGTMADPRWLDPTVDPNERTPGQCYLGDPEVVNMSPVGLARFCTLRSWLSQWSYDDANGDAVKAGPDIAVPTLVIGNLADDACTPSHTRRLFEAIGHPDKEMHEIPGANHYYSGPDQRGTLRQAVGICTGWLHRQGFSL, encoded by the coding sequence ATGACTGTTGAAGCGCCTGTGAAGCACGACTACGACCGCATCCCGTATCTGGTTGCGTACCAGAACAACTCGGCGGTCCGAGATGTGTACGGCGGCGTCGCCGAACTCGTCGTGTTGGAGAGCTATCTGCTCAAGCCCAAAGACAAGCCGTCGGACACGGTCCTGGTGTTCATGCACCCCATCGGGGGCGGTGCCTACCTGCCGATGATCAACGCGCTGGCCCGCGCCGGCCACCACGTCATCTACTGCAACAGCCGGTTCCGCGGCACCGACTCCGCGCTGCTGATGGAGAAGGTGGTCGAGGACCTCGGCGAGTGCATCAAAGACGCCAAGAACCGGCTGGGCTACTCGAAGGTGGTCCTCGCCGGCTGGAGTGGCGGCGGCTCGCTGTCGGTGTTCTACCAGCAGCAGGCGCAACACCCGACGGTGACCGCCAGCCCCTCGGGGGACGGGCCCGACCTGACCAAGCTGGGCCTGATCCCGGCGGACGGCCTGATGCTGCTGGCCGCCCACATCAGTCGCCACGGCACCATGACCGAGTGGATGGATGCCTCCATCCTCGATGAGAACGACCCGTCGAAGCGCGACCCGGAACTCGATCTCTACAACCCGGACAACCCGAACCGACCGCCGTACACCCCCGAGTTCCTGGCGCGGTACCACGAGGCACAGGTCGCCCGGAACCGGCGAATCACCAAGTGGGTCAAGGAAAAACTCGCGGAACTGAAGGCCGCCGGCCGCCCCGATGACGAGTTCGCGTTCGTCGTGCACGGCACCATGGCCGACCCGCGTTGGCTCGACCCGACGGTCGATCCCAACGAACGCACCCCGGGGCAGTGCTATCTGGGGGATCCTGAAGTGGTGAACATGAGCCCCGTCGGCCTGGCCCGATTCTGTACGCTGCGCAGCTGGCTGTCGCAATGGAGTTACGACGATGCCAACGGTGACGCCGTGAAGGCGGGTCCCGACATCGCGGTGCCGACACTGGTGATCGGTAACCTCGCCGATGACGCCTGCACGCCCAGCCACACCCGGCGGCTGTTCGAGGCCATCGGGCATCCGGACAAAGAGATGCACGAGATTCCCGGCGCCAACCACTACTACTCGGGGCCGGATCAGCGCGGCACGCTGCGACAGGCCGTCGGCATCTGCACCGGTTGGCTGCATCGACAGGGGTTCTCGCTGTGA
- a CDS encoding homogentisate 1,2-dioxygenase, whose product MESFVHLRKGRTPKRVHADLDGLKDDELGRGGFVGRTANMYRRNDPTAYRTVGPLRPTDVLSSELKPSDAADPQGAPLLMFSNADCQVLLSRRSTEMPFFVRYVDGDLLLFVHKGSGLLETEFGPLRYREGDWVYIPKACTFRQVPDDESTWLMIQATDDFRVPPAGTLGRHFPFDPAQVTIPEPEPIDDDGRDEYEVRLYHDGGPTSLFYQHNPLDVEGWRGDNFPFTFNIEDYTVITSESVHLPPTVHLFMQATGVYVMNFLPKPAESVPGTERTPWYHRNVDYDEIAFFHSGSLYGIPMPPGLVSHAPQGVHHGAPEAARERARRKFDQYDRVDWSVIAIDTRRRLTPSAEILANDLGQH is encoded by the coding sequence ATGGAATCATTCGTCCACCTGCGAAAAGGCAGGACCCCGAAGCGGGTACACGCCGACCTCGACGGACTCAAGGACGATGAACTCGGGCGCGGCGGATTCGTCGGCCGTACCGCCAACATGTACCGGCGCAACGATCCGACCGCTTACCGCACCGTCGGGCCGCTGCGGCCCACCGACGTGCTGTCGTCCGAACTGAAACCGTCCGACGCGGCCGATCCCCAGGGCGCTCCCCTGCTGATGTTCTCCAACGCGGACTGCCAGGTGCTGCTGAGCCGGCGGAGCACGGAGATGCCGTTCTTCGTCCGCTACGTCGACGGTGATCTACTCCTGTTCGTACACAAGGGTTCTGGGCTGCTGGAGACGGAGTTCGGCCCGCTGCGCTACCGCGAGGGCGACTGGGTCTACATCCCCAAGGCGTGCACGTTCCGGCAGGTGCCCGATGACGAGTCCACCTGGCTCATGATCCAGGCCACCGACGACTTCCGGGTGCCGCCGGCAGGCACGCTGGGACGGCACTTCCCGTTCGACCCGGCGCAGGTCACCATCCCCGAACCGGAACCGATCGACGACGACGGGCGGGACGAATACGAGGTCCGGCTCTACCACGACGGCGGACCGACTTCGCTCTTCTACCAACACAATCCGCTCGATGTGGAGGGCTGGCGGGGCGACAACTTCCCGTTCACCTTCAACATCGAGGACTACACCGTCATCACCTCCGAGAGCGTGCACCTGCCGCCGACGGTGCACCTGTTCATGCAGGCGACCGGCGTCTACGTCATGAACTTCCTGCCCAAGCCGGCCGAGAGCGTGCCGGGTACCGAGCGCACCCCCTGGTATCACCGCAACGTCGACTACGACGAGATCGCGTTCTTCCACTCCGGCTCGCTCTACGGCATCCCGATGCCACCCGGACTGGTCTCCCATGCGCCGCAAGGGGTTCACCACGGTGCACCGGAAGCCGCACGTGAGCGTGCCCGCCGCAAGTTCGACCAATACGACCGCGTCGACTGGTCGGTGATCGCCATCGACACGCGCCGACGTCTCACACCATCCGCCGAAATCCTCGCCAACGATCTGGGGCAACACTGA
- a CDS encoding acyl-CoA dehydrogenase family protein, producing the protein MLNTQAGITDGFVTALGERAAEAEKLRRLPDDTVSDLIASGFTELLVPARFGGQEAPFPEILDPVRRLAHGCTSSAWTIGFLTLHNWMLALFGEQAQQEAFDSRPFLAPAPLAPTGRGLPADGGIRLTGRWSWATGVMHGNWIIVAALCGPDDGIYPALALLPISAVSVEDVWHTDGMRATGSNDVVAADVFVPEHRLVKVTDIYAGTAPGAGLHDSATYRWPMVPALALLAAMPALGSAERVTESYAQRLAERVLPYEGVMQKDKPIAQAHLAGAQVRLRSLRALLADTVGEIEAIVVAGDSVEKPVRAQARLAAAHIVTESRAVIGELMGAGGASIHFLSSPMQRFKRDVDVLAGHVVFDYDTSRELAGALALGMKIPRTSMI; encoded by the coding sequence ATGTTGAACACGCAGGCCGGCATCACCGATGGGTTCGTCACCGCACTCGGCGAACGCGCCGCCGAGGCCGAAAAACTCCGACGCCTCCCCGACGACACCGTGAGCGATCTGATCGCGTCCGGTTTCACCGAGCTTCTGGTGCCCGCACGCTTCGGCGGACAGGAAGCACCGTTCCCCGAGATCCTCGATCCGGTGCGCCGCCTCGCCCACGGCTGCACCTCGAGCGCCTGGACCATCGGGTTCCTGACGCTGCACAACTGGATGCTGGCGCTGTTCGGCGAGCAGGCCCAGCAGGAGGCGTTCGACAGCCGGCCCTTCCTGGCACCGGCACCACTGGCCCCGACTGGCAGAGGCCTGCCGGCCGACGGCGGCATCCGGTTGACCGGGCGCTGGTCCTGGGCCACCGGGGTCATGCACGGCAACTGGATCATCGTCGCCGCGCTGTGTGGGCCGGATGACGGCATCTACCCCGCCCTCGCGCTCCTGCCGATCAGCGCCGTCAGCGTCGAGGACGTCTGGCACACCGACGGGATGCGCGCCACCGGCTCCAACGACGTCGTCGCCGCGGATGTCTTCGTGCCCGAGCACAGGCTGGTCAAGGTGACCGACATCTATGCCGGCACCGCGCCCGGCGCGGGACTGCACGACAGTGCCACCTACCGCTGGCCCATGGTGCCGGCACTGGCCCTGCTCGCGGCGATGCCCGCCCTGGGCAGCGCCGAGCGGGTGACCGAGAGCTACGCGCAGCGGTTGGCCGAGCGGGTACTGCCGTACGAGGGCGTCATGCAGAAAGACAAGCCGATTGCCCAGGCGCACTTGGCCGGAGCGCAGGTCCGGTTGCGGTCACTGCGCGCCCTGCTTGCCGACACTGTCGGGGAGATCGAGGCGATCGTCGTCGCCGGTGATTCCGTCGAGAAACCCGTGCGGGCCCAGGCGCGGCTGGCGGCCGCACACATCGTCACCGAATCACGCGCGGTGATCGGCGAGCTCATGGGCGCCGGCGGAGCCAGCATCCATTTCCTGTCCAGCCCGATGCAACGCTTCAAGCGCGACGTCGACGTGCTGGCCGGGCACGTCGTGTTCGACTACGACACCAGCCGGGAGCTGGCCGGCGCACTCGCACTCGGCATGAAGATCCCGCGCACGTCGATGATCTGA
- a CDS encoding TetR/AcrR family transcriptional regulator has translation MTSDRDHVDELPDARAGGRLGIDDWRAAGYAILAEEGLKALKIDRLCARLKVTKGSFYWHFTNIAAYRTALIQGWGELRDADRSQIEEIGALAPRDRLVRMMNSLVSPRHWTLERAMREWARSDEAVAESVRAADRRILAAVRRAFEDYGFDADEAELRADATFAVGIGFLHLSGDSPHPRLAARSERFLDLMLAT, from the coding sequence GTGACGAGCGATCGGGACCATGTCGACGAGCTGCCGGACGCCCGAGCCGGCGGCCGGTTGGGGATCGACGACTGGCGCGCGGCCGGGTACGCGATCCTGGCCGAAGAGGGCCTGAAGGCCCTCAAAATCGACCGGTTGTGCGCTCGACTGAAGGTCACCAAAGGCAGCTTCTACTGGCATTTCACCAATATCGCCGCCTATCGGACAGCTCTCATCCAGGGCTGGGGCGAGCTGCGTGACGCCGACCGCAGCCAGATCGAGGAGATCGGCGCCCTGGCCCCGCGCGACCGACTGGTCCGCATGATGAATTCGCTGGTCAGCCCCAGGCATTGGACGCTGGAACGGGCGATGCGGGAGTGGGCGCGCTCGGATGAGGCCGTCGCCGAGAGCGTGCGTGCCGCGGACCGGCGCATTCTCGCCGCGGTCCGGCGCGCGTTCGAGGATTACGGATTCGACGCCGACGAGGCCGAGTTGCGGGCCGACGCCACCTTCGCCGTCGGCATCGGATTCCTGCACCTGTCCGGTGACTCCCCGCATCCGCGGCTGGCTGCTCGCAGCGAACGATTCCTCGACCTGATGCTCGCGACCTGA
- a CDS encoding esterase family protein produces the protein MFVDKLRGRWARRVAGAVSAAALLPGLIGLAGQTATAGAFSRPGLPVEYLQVPSPSMGRDIKVQFQSGGNGSPAVYLLDGLRAQDDYNGWDINTAAFEWYLGSGLSIVMPVGGQSSFYTDWYKPACGKAGCSTYKWETFLTSELPQWLQANREVKPTGSAAVGLSMAGSSSMTLAIWHPDQFIYAGSMSGFLNPSEGWWPFLINVSMGDAGGYKADDMWGSTGDPNNAWQRNDPMVNIPRLVANNTRLWVYCGNGNPSELGGDNVPAKFLEGLTIRTNRTFQDNYLAAGGNNGVFNFPDSGTHDWGYWGQQLQAMKPDLQRVLGANPSS, from the coding sequence ATGTTCGTTGACAAGCTTCGCGGCCGCTGGGCGCGCAGGGTCGCCGGCGCCGTCTCGGCCGCCGCCCTGCTCCCGGGTCTCATCGGACTTGCCGGCCAGACAGCGACCGCCGGTGCGTTCTCGCGCCCCGGCCTGCCGGTCGAATACCTCCAGGTGCCGTCGCCGTCCATGGGCCGTGACATCAAGGTGCAGTTCCAGAGCGGTGGCAACGGTTCGCCTGCGGTGTACCTGCTCGACGGTCTGCGCGCACAGGACGACTACAACGGCTGGGACATCAACACCGCGGCCTTCGAGTGGTACCTCGGTTCCGGTCTGTCGATCGTCATGCCGGTCGGCGGTCAGTCCAGCTTCTACACCGACTGGTACAAGCCGGCGTGTGGCAAGGCGGGCTGCTCCACCTACAAGTGGGAGACCTTCCTGACCTCGGAGCTGCCGCAGTGGCTGCAGGCCAACCGCGAGGTCAAGCCGACCGGTAGCGCCGCCGTCGGCCTCTCGATGGCCGGCTCGTCGTCGATGACCCTGGCGATCTGGCACCCCGACCAGTTCATCTACGCCGGTTCGATGTCGGGCTTCCTGAACCCGTCCGAGGGCTGGTGGCCGTTCCTGATCAACGTCTCGATGGGCGACGCCGGTGGCTACAAGGCCGACGACATGTGGGGCTCGACGGGCGACCCGAACAACGCCTGGCAGCGCAACGACCCGATGGTCAACATCCCGCGGCTCGTCGCCAACAACACCCGCCTGTGGGTGTACTGCGGTAACGGCAACCCGAGCGAGCTCGGTGGCGACAACGTGCCGGCCAAGTTCCTCGAGGGCCTGACCATCCGCACCAACCGCACCTTCCAGGACAACTACCTGGCCGCGGGTGGCAACAACGGCGTGTTCAACTTCCCCGACAGCGGCACCCACGACTGGGGCTACTGGGGCCAGCAGCTGCAGGCCATGAAGCCTGACCTGCAGCGCGTGCTGGGCGCCAACCCGTCCTCGTAA
- a CDS encoding acyl-CoA dehydrogenase family protein, with protein MAINLELPRKLKAVAEKGHQGAAEMLRPISRKYDLAEHAYPSELDTLASLFEGVQESNTVSVAGAGFSANESKSKHANVNGANMSALLNALEVSWGDVALLLTVPYQGLGNAAISAVATKDQLSKWGKVWAAMAITEPSFGSDSAAVTTTAVLDGDEYVINGEKIFVTAGSRATHIVVWATVDKSLGRAAIKSFVVPREHPGVIVERLEHKLGIKASDTAVIRFDNCRVPKDYLLGDPEVKVDKGFGGVMETFDNTRPMVAAMAIGVGRAALEELRAILTDAGIEISYDKPAHAQSAPAAEFLRMESDWEAAYLLSLRAAWQADNKIPNSKEASMSKAKAGRMGTDVTLKAVELAGTTGYSETTLLEKWARDSKILDIFEGTQQIQQLVVARRLLGLSSAQLK; from the coding sequence ATGGCAATCAATCTGGAACTGCCCCGCAAACTGAAGGCAGTCGCGGAAAAGGGACATCAGGGCGCCGCCGAGATGCTCCGCCCGATCTCCCGTAAGTACGACCTCGCCGAGCACGCCTACCCGTCCGAGCTCGACACCCTGGCCAGCCTGTTCGAGGGCGTGCAGGAGTCGAACACCGTCTCGGTGGCCGGCGCCGGCTTCTCGGCCAACGAATCCAAGAGCAAGCACGCAAACGTCAACGGCGCCAACATGTCTGCGCTGCTGAACGCGCTCGAGGTCAGCTGGGGTGACGTCGCCCTGCTGCTGACCGTGCCCTACCAGGGCCTGGGCAACGCCGCCATCTCCGCGGTCGCCACCAAGGACCAGCTGTCCAAGTGGGGCAAGGTGTGGGCCGCCATGGCCATCACCGAGCCCAGCTTCGGTTCCGACTCCGCGGCGGTCACCACCACCGCTGTGCTCGACGGTGACGAGTACGTCATCAACGGGGAGAAGATCTTCGTCACCGCCGGCTCGCGCGCCACCCACATCGTGGTGTGGGCGACGGTCGACAAGTCGCTGGGCCGTGCCGCCATCAAGTCGTTCGTCGTGCCGCGCGAGCACCCCGGCGTCATCGTCGAACGCCTGGAGCACAAGCTGGGCATCAAGGCCTCCGACACCGCGGTCATCCGCTTCGACAACTGCCGGGTCCCGAAGGATTACCTCTTGGGCGATCCGGAGGTCAAGGTGGACAAGGGTTTTGGCGGGGTCATGGAGACCTTCGACAACACCCGCCCGATGGTGGCCGCCATGGCGATCGGCGTGGGCCGTGCCGCCCTGGAGGAGCTGCGGGCGATCCTGACCGACGCGGGCATCGAGATCTCGTACGACAAGCCGGCCCACGCCCAGAGCGCACCGGCCGCCGAGTTCCTCCGCATGGAGTCCGACTGGGAGGCCGCGTACCTGCTGTCGCTGCGCGCCGCCTGGCAGGCCGACAACAAGATCCCGAACTCGAAGGAAGCGTCCATGAGCAAGGCCAAGGCCGGGCGCATGGGAACCGACGTCACGCTCAAGGCCGTCGAATTGGCCGGAACCACCGGCTATTCGGAGACCACCCTGCTGGAGAAGTGGGCCCGCGACTCGAAGATTCTCGACATCTTCGAGGGCACGCAGCAGATTCAGCAGCTCGTCGTGGCGCGACGCCTGCTGGGCCTGTCGTCGGCACAGCTCAAGTGA
- a CDS encoding acyl-CoA dehydrogenase family protein, giving the protein MTNTLPQNGTSAGSAQRPVRKGPESAIGLQRHKRTATDIGLALITPFVGQEFLDKYNLRDPMNRGLKYGIKTAFSTAGAAGRTFKRIPGVNGAPTRLKPGGSDYFDLNPDEDQQMIVDTVREFSAEILRPAAHDADAAAAYPADLIAKSAELGITAFNVPEEFDGIAASQSTVTTALVAEALAYGDMGLALPILAPGGVTSALTRWGSAGQQATYLPSFAGENVPQACVAIAEPHALFDPTALRTTAVRTPSGYRLNGVKSLVPAAADAELFIIGAQLDGKPALFIVESNSEGLSITADPSMGIRAAALGKIELDNVAVPLANRLGEDEATDNDYSEAIALSRLGWAALAVGTSHAVLDYVVPYVKERQAFGEPIANRQAVAFMCANIAIELDGLRLIVWRGASRAEQGMTFLREGALAKRFAADKGMQIGLDGVQLLGGHGYTKEHPVERWYRDLRALGVAEGVVVL; this is encoded by the coding sequence ATGACCAACACCCTTCCTCAGAACGGCACATCTGCCGGCTCCGCCCAGCGCCCGGTGCGCAAGGGCCCGGAGAGCGCCATCGGACTCCAGCGACACAAGCGGACAGCGACCGACATCGGTCTGGCGCTGATCACACCTTTTGTCGGGCAGGAGTTCCTGGACAAGTACAACCTGCGGGATCCCATGAACCGCGGTCTGAAGTACGGCATCAAGACGGCGTTCTCCACTGCCGGCGCGGCGGGCCGGACGTTCAAGCGCATTCCCGGAGTGAACGGCGCCCCGACGCGCCTGAAGCCGGGCGGCTCGGATTACTTCGACCTGAATCCGGACGAAGACCAGCAGATGATCGTGGACACCGTCCGCGAGTTCTCCGCGGAGATCCTGCGGCCGGCCGCTCATGACGCCGACGCGGCTGCGGCCTACCCGGCCGATCTGATCGCCAAGTCGGCCGAACTCGGCATCACCGCCTTCAATGTGCCCGAGGAGTTCGACGGCATCGCCGCTTCCCAGAGCACCGTCACCACGGCACTGGTCGCCGAGGCCCTCGCCTACGGCGACATGGGTCTGGCCCTGCCGATCCTGGCCCCCGGCGGCGTGACATCGGCCCTGACCCGTTGGGGCAGCGCTGGTCAGCAGGCCACCTACCTGCCGTCGTTCGCCGGCGAGAACGTGCCGCAGGCCTGCGTCGCGATCGCCGAACCGCATGCGCTGTTCGACCCGACCGCGCTGCGGACCACCGCGGTCCGCACCCCCAGCGGTTACCGCCTCAACGGCGTCAAGTCCCTGGTTCCGGCCGCCGCCGACGCCGAGCTGTTCATCATCGGCGCGCAGCTCGACGGCAAGCCTGCGCTGTTCATCGTCGAGTCCAACTCGGAGGGGCTGTCGATCACGGCCGACCCGAGCATGGGCATCCGCGCCGCGGCCCTGGGCAAGATCGAGCTGGACAACGTCGCGGTGCCGCTGGCCAACCGCCTGGGCGAGGACGAAGCGACCGACAACGACTACTCCGAAGCCATCGCGCTGTCCCGATTGGGTTGGGCCGCACTGGCAGTCGGCACCTCGCACGCGGTGCTCGACTACGTGGTGCCCTACGTCAAGGAGCGCCAGGCATTCGGCGAGCCGATCGCCAACCGCCAGGCGGTGGCGTTCATGTGCGCCAACATCGCCATCGAACTGGACGGCCTGCGCCTGATCGTCTGGCGCGGTGCCTCGCGCGCCGAGCAGGGCATGACCTTCCTTCGTGAAGGCGCCCTGGCCAAGCGGTTCGCCGCCGACAAGGGTATGCAGATCGGCCTCGATGGCGTGCAGCTGCTCGGTGGCCATGGCTACACCAAGGAACACCCGGTTGAGCGCTGGTACCGCGATCTGCGGGCACTCGGCGTCGCCGAGGGTGTTGTCGTCCTGTAG